A single region of the Actinoplanes sp. SE50/110 genome encodes:
- a CDS encoding type IIA DNA topoisomerase subunit B, producing MTAQPETLYGAADLTHLEGLDAVRKRPGMYIGSTDSRGINHLANEIIDNCTDEGVGGHATRIAITLHTDGSVQVDDDGRGIPTDVHAKSGLSGVELVLTRLHAGGKFGGSGYKASGGLHGVGASAVNALSLRFDVTVKRDGKVHEISFQRGVPGVFDGPGPQASFTPQAGLRIARRMKRGEPTGTSIRYWYDARYFETGARLDVEAVRTKLRNTAFLVPGVQYSLFDATAEEPHTETFHYPNGLVDMVEFMTPAADKPVSGILVVTGEGTYKENAADANGVMQSNVVRHAQVEIAFRWGTGYERSVECFTNTIRNVHGGTHRKGFERALVRALTEAIRNARGLLKPKEEPPVLDDFLEGMTAVIHVRVPEPQFTSQTKDELSTAGVTRVMQTLVESYLKEWVDGRRTKTEARTVLQKVVDAARVRLTQKQQKDAARRKTALEGASMPPKLVDCRSTGISRSELYIVEGDSALGTARMARSSEYQALLPIRGKILNVQKASLQQVLDNAECSAIVQVLGAGSGRTFDIGAMRYGRVMIMADADVDGSHIRTLLITLFAKYMRPVIEEGRLFAAMPPLHKVVTKGRNGDTVYTYTQQEMETTVARIERSGKSVQKPVPRFKGLGEMDADELWDTTMNPASRTVRRITLDDAERAEATLELLMGERVEPRKNWLIDAAGRIDQETIDA from the coding sequence GTGACCGCACAGCCAGAGACCTTGTACGGGGCTGCTGACCTCACGCACCTGGAGGGGCTGGACGCTGTCCGGAAACGCCCAGGGATGTACATCGGGTCCACCGACAGCCGGGGGATCAACCACCTGGCCAACGAGATCATCGACAACTGCACCGACGAGGGCGTCGGCGGGCACGCCACCCGGATCGCCATCACGTTGCACACCGACGGGTCGGTCCAGGTCGACGACGACGGTCGGGGCATCCCGACCGACGTGCACGCCAAGAGCGGGCTGAGCGGCGTCGAGCTGGTGCTCACCCGGCTGCACGCCGGCGGCAAGTTCGGCGGCTCCGGCTACAAGGCGTCCGGCGGTCTGCACGGCGTCGGCGCCTCCGCGGTCAACGCGCTGTCACTGCGCTTCGACGTCACCGTCAAGCGGGACGGCAAGGTCCACGAGATCTCCTTCCAGCGCGGCGTGCCCGGCGTCTTCGACGGCCCGGGGCCGCAGGCGTCGTTCACCCCGCAGGCCGGTCTGCGGATCGCCCGCCGGATGAAACGCGGCGAGCCCACCGGCACCTCGATCCGGTACTGGTACGACGCGCGGTATTTCGAGACCGGCGCCCGACTCGACGTCGAAGCGGTCCGCACCAAGCTGCGCAACACCGCGTTCCTGGTCCCCGGCGTGCAGTATTCGCTGTTCGACGCGACCGCCGAGGAGCCGCACACCGAGACCTTCCACTACCCCAACGGCCTGGTCGACATGGTGGAGTTCATGACTCCGGCCGCCGACAAGCCGGTCTCCGGGATCCTGGTCGTCACCGGCGAGGGGACGTACAAGGAGAATGCCGCCGACGCCAACGGCGTCATGCAGTCGAACGTCGTGCGGCACGCTCAGGTCGAGATCGCCTTCCGCTGGGGTACGGGGTATGAGCGGTCCGTGGAGTGCTTCACCAACACGATCCGCAACGTGCACGGCGGCACCCACCGCAAAGGCTTCGAGCGGGCTCTGGTCCGTGCGCTGACCGAGGCCATCCGCAACGCACGTGGCCTGCTCAAGCCCAAGGAGGAGCCGCCCGTCCTGGACGACTTCCTGGAGGGCATGACCGCGGTCATCCACGTCCGGGTGCCGGAGCCGCAGTTCACCTCGCAGACCAAGGACGAGCTGTCCACGGCCGGCGTCACCCGGGTGATGCAGACCCTCGTCGAGTCGTACCTGAAGGAGTGGGTCGACGGCCGGCGCACCAAGACCGAGGCGCGCACCGTCCTGCAGAAGGTGGTCGACGCCGCCCGGGTCCGCCTCACCCAGAAACAGCAGAAGGACGCGGCCCGCCGCAAGACCGCCCTGGAGGGCGCGTCGATGCCGCCCAAGCTGGTCGACTGCCGGTCCACCGGGATCTCCCGCAGCGAGCTCTACATCGTCGAGGGGGACAGCGCGCTCGGCACCGCGCGGATGGCCCGTTCGTCGGAGTACCAGGCGCTCCTGCCGATCCGCGGCAAGATCCTCAACGTGCAGAAGGCGAGCCTGCAGCAGGTGCTGGACAACGCCGAGTGCTCGGCCATCGTCCAGGTGCTCGGCGCCGGCTCCGGGCGCACCTTCGACATCGGCGCGATGCGGTACGGCCGGGTCATGATCATGGCCGACGCCGACGTCGACGGCTCGCACATCCGGACGCTGCTGATCACCCTGTTCGCGAAGTACATGCGCCCGGTGATCGAGGAGGGCCGGCTGTTCGCCGCGATGCCGCCGCTGCACAAGGTGGTCACCAAGGGGCGCAACGGCGACACCGTCTACACGTACACCCAGCAGGAGATGGAGACGACCGTCGCGCGCATCGAGCGCTCCGGCAAGTCCGTGCAGAAACCGGTGCCCCGGTTCAAGGGCCTCGGCGAGATGGACGCGGACGAGCTGTGGGACACCACGATGAACCCGGCTTCCCGCACCGTCCGGCGGATCACGCTGGACGACGCCGAGCGGGCCGAGGCCACCCTCGAACTGCTCATGGGTGAGCGGGTCGAGCCCCGCAAGAACTGGCTGATCGACGCGGCGGGCCGCATCGATCAGGAGACGATCGACGCCTGA
- a CDS encoding adenylate/guanylate cyclase domain-containing protein yields the protein MTTITVAGQERRQTVTVLFVDIVGFTSLVDRLDCAEVRALQRDYFSVVAHAVRDCGGIVEKYVGDAVMAVFGTGVDGFEPAAAAAAVRAGLSVQQALRGRLLAGRHRVRTRVGLATGEVIVDPLMTFDGGYAMVSGSVVSTAARLQAYAPHDTVVVCAATRDVTGDLIAYQEMPPVSVPGKSYPLDLWRALQPQTAPLIRSAPLVGAR from the coding sequence ATGACCACCATCACCGTCGCCGGTCAGGAGCGGCGCCAGACCGTGACCGTGCTGTTCGTCGACATCGTCGGGTTCACCTCGCTGGTGGACCGGCTGGACTGTGCGGAGGTGCGGGCGTTGCAACGGGACTACTTCTCGGTCGTCGCCCACGCGGTCCGCGACTGCGGGGGCATCGTCGAGAAGTACGTGGGAGACGCGGTGATGGCGGTGTTCGGCACCGGCGTGGACGGCTTCGAGCCGGCGGCGGCCGCCGCGGCCGTGCGCGCGGGCCTGTCGGTCCAGCAGGCGTTGAGGGGGCGCCTCCTGGCCGGCCGGCACCGGGTCCGGACCCGGGTGGGTCTGGCCACCGGCGAGGTGATCGTGGATCCGTTGATGACCTTCGACGGGGGGTACGCGATGGTCAGCGGGAGTGTCGTGAGCACCGCGGCCCGGTTGCAGGCGTACGCCCCGCACGACACCGTGGTGGTCTGCGCGGCCACCCGGGACGTCACCGGCGACCTGATCGCGTATCAGGAGATGCCGCCGGTGTCGGTGCCGGGCAAGTCGTACCCGCTGGACCTGTGGCGTGCGCTACAGCCGCAGACCGCCCCGCTGATCCGGTCCGCCCCGCTGGTGGGCGCTCGCTAG
- a CDS encoding LuxR family transcriptional regulator, which yields MASQGDDGPLVGRTGTLADIQSYLRNAGPGGTAAVFVTGESGVGKSRLLRETADALRGGGFAVLFGTCLDIGDASPLHPVLQALRRHDSAPATGAGGPGALLDRVSQDLRAIAGDQRLLLVLDDLQWADRSTRQLLLYLLAGLGDVRVSVLAAIRAEALHGTHPLRRVLAELRRLRSVRVVDLAPLDHEQTRELVTAIAGDGVTGEDADRVHKRSGGNPFVVEELARDLRDGRVELSDTLREIFLARVDELPPNAHAVVHALAAGVEPVEHAVLSRVVRLPEDELLEAIRAAVAYRFVVGDGDGYRLRHRLVAEVLEQEVLPAEAAALHRRYAESLQACPNGPDHARLAHHWQRAGLPSRALPSVVAAARSAESLYGFAEAHRHWTLALRLIDDDAADRTELLGHAAESAHQCGEHQLALTRLAELAGRKDAPVEGELHLRRARYLAAAGRSEPAEREYELALESPDCSPRLRATAAAFLAELLLHLGRYADANRHAREALELAAINGATADLVRASAALGFSAAFREDPDAGLAVIRHAVEIAERSGHPDDLGVAYLHLAELLTGPLNSIEEGVLVARRGAERLADRGAGRTYQTRLLAIAGNGLFRIGQWTEADAVLEQAMRHRPSGADAVELLLARSRLWVGFGEVDNARRDLDAAATLLAGGGARHVLPMLTLRAGLAMWQKEHADARAAVQRGLTETRSDDLVLLGVLAWHGLRAEAEAHAAGSPVDPGALRRLKTVVTRLEAGANAAAPEVRAVLDGYLYLSAAELSRVEDRQDPEPWARSAALWDRRQQPYPAAYSRLRHAEVALARRSRRTAAINGLRQAYTTAIAMGARPLANEIKAVAQRFRVALSDDADTVPIAPPESDPGDELAILTGREREVLAAVAEGLTNREIGELLFISERTVGVHLGHIFDKLQVRTRVQASRVFLTAA from the coding sequence ATGGCCAGCCAGGGGGACGACGGGCCGCTTGTCGGGCGCACCGGCACGCTGGCCGACATACAGTCCTACCTGCGCAACGCGGGTCCCGGCGGGACAGCCGCGGTCTTCGTGACCGGGGAGAGCGGCGTCGGCAAGAGCCGGCTGCTGCGGGAGACCGCCGACGCGCTGCGCGGTGGGGGATTCGCGGTGCTCTTCGGCACCTGCCTGGACATCGGCGACGCGTCACCGCTGCACCCGGTGCTGCAGGCGCTGCGCCGGCACGACAGCGCGCCGGCCACCGGCGCCGGCGGCCCGGGTGCGCTGCTCGACCGGGTCTCGCAAGACCTGCGCGCGATTGCCGGGGACCAGCGGCTGCTGCTGGTCCTCGACGACCTGCAGTGGGCCGACCGGAGCACCCGCCAGCTGCTGCTCTACCTGCTGGCCGGCCTGGGTGACGTGCGCGTCTCGGTGCTCGCCGCGATCCGCGCCGAGGCCCTGCACGGCACCCACCCGCTGCGCCGGGTGCTGGCCGAGCTGCGCCGGTTGCGCTCGGTCCGGGTGGTCGACCTGGCCCCGCTCGACCACGAGCAGACCCGCGAACTGGTCACCGCGATCGCCGGCGACGGGGTGACCGGCGAGGACGCCGATCGGGTGCACAAGCGCAGCGGCGGCAACCCGTTCGTGGTCGAGGAGCTGGCCCGGGATCTGCGTGACGGCCGGGTCGAGCTGTCCGACACACTGCGGGAGATCTTCCTGGCCCGGGTCGACGAACTGCCGCCGAACGCGCACGCGGTGGTGCACGCGCTGGCCGCCGGGGTCGAGCCGGTCGAGCACGCGGTGCTGTCCCGGGTGGTCCGCCTGCCCGAGGACGAGCTGCTGGAGGCGATCCGCGCCGCGGTGGCGTACCGGTTCGTGGTCGGCGACGGCGACGGTTACCGGCTGCGGCACCGGCTGGTCGCCGAGGTGCTGGAGCAGGAGGTGCTGCCGGCCGAGGCGGCCGCCCTGCACCGGCGGTACGCCGAGTCCCTCCAGGCCTGCCCGAACGGCCCGGATCACGCCCGTCTGGCCCACCACTGGCAGCGTGCGGGGTTGCCGTCCCGGGCACTGCCGTCGGTGGTCGCCGCGGCCCGCTCCGCGGAGAGTCTGTACGGGTTCGCCGAGGCGCACCGGCACTGGACCCTGGCCCTGCGGCTGATCGACGACGACGCCGCGGACCGCACCGAGCTGCTCGGGCACGCCGCCGAGTCGGCCCACCAGTGCGGCGAGCACCAGCTGGCGCTGACCCGGCTGGCGGAGCTGGCCGGCCGCAAGGACGCCCCCGTCGAGGGCGAGCTGCACCTGCGTCGCGCGCGGTATCTCGCCGCCGCCGGCCGCTCGGAGCCCGCCGAGCGGGAGTACGAGCTGGCCCTGGAGTCCCCGGACTGCTCCCCCCGGCTGCGCGCCACCGCCGCCGCCTTCCTCGCCGAGCTGCTGCTGCACCTGGGGCGGTACGCCGACGCCAACCGGCACGCCCGGGAGGCGCTGGAGCTGGCCGCGATCAACGGCGCCACCGCCGATCTGGTCCGGGCCAGCGCCGCGCTGGGCTTCAGCGCCGCGTTCCGGGAGGACCCGGACGCCGGCCTGGCGGTGATCCGGCACGCCGTGGAGATCGCCGAGCGATCCGGTCACCCGGACGACCTGGGCGTGGCCTACCTGCACCTGGCCGAGCTGCTCACCGGCCCGTTGAACAGCATCGAGGAGGGCGTGCTGGTGGCCCGCCGGGGCGCCGAGCGGCTGGCCGACCGCGGCGCCGGCCGCACGTATCAGACGCGGCTGCTCGCGATCGCCGGCAACGGACTGTTCAGAATCGGTCAGTGGACGGAGGCCGACGCGGTCCTCGAGCAGGCCATGCGGCACCGCCCGTCCGGGGCCGACGCGGTCGAGCTGCTGCTCGCCCGCAGCCGCCTGTGGGTCGGTTTCGGCGAGGTCGACAACGCCCGGCGGGACCTGGACGCGGCCGCCACCCTGCTGGCCGGCGGCGGCGCCCGGCATGTGCTGCCGATGCTCACCCTGCGGGCCGGCCTGGCGATGTGGCAGAAGGAGCACGCCGACGCCCGGGCCGCGGTGCAGCGCGGCCTCACCGAGACCCGCTCGGATGACCTGGTGCTGCTCGGCGTGCTGGCCTGGCACGGCCTGCGGGCCGAGGCGGAGGCGCACGCCGCCGGCTCGCCGGTCGACCCGGGCGCGCTGCGCCGGCTGAAGACCGTGGTGACGCGCCTGGAGGCGGGGGCGAACGCGGCCGCTCCCGAGGTCCGTGCGGTGCTCGACGGCTACCTCTACCTGTCCGCGGCCGAGCTGAGCCGGGTCGAGGACCGGCAGGATCCCGAGCCCTGGGCGCGGTCGGCCGCCCTGTGGGACCGCCGCCAGCAGCCCTATCCGGCGGCGTACTCGCGGCTGCGGCACGCCGAGGTGGCGCTGGCCCGCCGGTCGCGGCGGACGGCGGCGATCAACGGGCTGCGCCAGGCGTACACGACGGCGATCGCGATGGGCGCCCGCCCGCTGGCGAACGAGATCAAGGCGGTGGCGCAGCGGTTCCGGGTCGCCCTCTCGGACGACGCGGACACCGTGCCGATCGCGCCGCCCGAGTCGGATCCCGGCGATGAGCTGGCCATTCTCACCGGACGTGAGCGTGAGGTGCTGGCCGCCGTGGCGGAGGGATTGACGAACCGGGAGATCGGTGAGTTGCTGTTCATCAGCGAACGCACCGTCGGCGTCCACCTGGGCCACATCTTCGACAAGCTCCAGGTGCGTACCCGCGTACAGGCCAGCCGGGTTTTTCTTACCGCAGCCTGA
- a CDS encoding DUF5995 family protein, with protein sequence MTQPIWGPVHAEMSAILQEHPDDVPAVVDQLTKLQDVLCQVPPLLGGNPLADFNRLYLAITENVLDRLYAGRFKDPAFLSRLDVEFAARYFDALRYWTHGSPACPGAWAGLFSRVPGPGPRLLPSAVAGVNAHVNFDLPFALVTTFDHLGSGPVDDSDQHHDYLQVNDIFAEEIPGLRRGYLDRWQLLIDTMNGDLDDWWQGEMVEYTRNVAWRNAQKIWALRHDQTALDKERRHLDRTATGLGKLLLSPFADFLQ encoded by the coding sequence ATGACCCAGCCCATCTGGGGGCCCGTGCACGCCGAGATGTCCGCGATCCTGCAGGAGCACCCGGACGACGTGCCCGCCGTCGTCGACCAGCTCACCAAGTTGCAGGACGTTCTCTGCCAGGTGCCGCCGCTGCTCGGTGGTAACCCGCTGGCCGATTTCAACAGGCTCTACCTGGCGATCACCGAGAACGTGCTGGACCGGCTGTATGCGGGCAGGTTCAAGGATCCGGCGTTCCTGTCCCGGCTGGACGTGGAGTTCGCCGCCCGGTACTTCGACGCCCTGCGCTACTGGACCCACGGCAGCCCGGCCTGCCCCGGGGCGTGGGCCGGCCTGTTCTCCCGGGTCCCCGGGCCGGGCCCCCGCCTGCTGCCGTCCGCGGTCGCCGGCGTCAACGCGCATGTCAACTTCGACCTGCCGTTCGCGCTGGTCACGACGTTCGACCACCTGGGCTCCGGCCCGGTCGACGACAGCGACCAGCACCACGACTACCTGCAGGTCAACGACATCTTCGCCGAGGAGATCCCGGGCCTGCGCCGCGGCTATCTCGACCGCTGGCAGCTGCTCATCGACACGATGAACGGCGACCTCGACGACTGGTGGCAGGGCGAAATGGTGGAATACACCCGCAACGTCGCCTGGCGCAACGCCCAGAAGATCTGGGCGCTCCGGCACGACCAGACCGCCCTGGACAAGGAGCGCCGCCACCTGGACCGCACGGCCACCGGGCTGGGCAAATTGCTCCTGTCCCCGTTCGCCGACTTCCTGCAGTAG